GAGAGATCTTGGAGCAACTACAAAGGTTTAACGCGTCGAATTTTGAAGCTTACgagtttcgttcgttcgtttccttTTCAAGATTGAAAGTCTGTGCAGAACGAGTAGGAATGGTCTCCAAAGCGACGTGAATTATAGTTTCAAAGGGGAGGCGGTCCATTCTGTCCGAACAGAATGGCTAAACACACGGTGATAATGATCGCCCGGTGTAAATTAAAGCTTAATTGATTACACGGATCCGTTTCAATTACGAGTAAAACGCGCGTCGACGCGTATTCATCTTCTCCATTACCGATCCTCGCAATTACTCTCGTTTTGCACAGACCTGTGTAATTTATCTCATTCAAAGATATTCGTCGCCCTATTCCACTGAACTCGAAACGATCATAGGGAACATAATTACGgaaacataattttagaaatgtcGCAGATCGTGTAATTCGTATAATCAAAAATTGATAGATGTTTAACGGTATCAGACTTCATGCGATCGTATCGTTATAAATCGATTTGTTGTCTTGAGAGAAACGCGGATCACTGACCGATCTTTTCATTCCTCGGCGTTAGCGATTAATTCCGCCGGAACTAAAAAGGAGTTTTGGCCTGGTGATTAATCAGCCAGCCAGATGACAAAGAGGAAGCGCGCGCTTAGCGTATAATATTCGTAGGATGCGACCACGGAGTGCGCATGAGTGTGAATCTTGCTGTCGATTGGAATGAGTGTGAGGCGTGCGCGCGCCCGCGCGACAcactttttgtaataatattttctttagtcGTGCTGTGTAAAGGCTGTAGTACGTAAAACCCCGACATCCACGTTATCTTTAAGTTCGCACAAGCTCCTTTTTCACccgtttatttttcattttgtactTTGTTCCGTTCGAATAAAGCCACTTACAAGTTTCGTTGCATCGccttgttttatttcttttatccaaCACTTTCGTCACGAATCGCACCCctgtatgtatttatgtttTGTTCGTGTCGTTGGTGATCGACGATAGCCAATATGTATAAAGAGAAGAGTTGAAAGAGGTACGTTATTTCTGTTAAAGGTACGATCGATCAGGCTGTCGTTGATTACCAATGTGTCGACTAGAGACAACATCGCTTGACAATTACTTtccattttgttatttttaccatttttttgtcattttttcgTTTCCGCATCGCGGAACGCTTGTTTTTACGAttccgttcttttttttcctacCGCGATAGAGACCGTTGATTATTTGTTGCTGTGTATCGCGAGTGCCTGATTGAGTAAATGTCTTGTCGAGCCGTGAACAATGGCTGTGAAGATCGATGATACGAGATGGCAGGTAAGTAAGAATTTACGATCATATTAATGGTTTGTGCATGGTAAACTGCGGATCGCTAACACGGTTAAGAGAATACACCACTAATCACGTTGACTAAAATTAATCGCACACGAACTAACATTCTCTCTGATCATCTTTGATCCAATAAAACTGTATCGTTCCTAAAAAATCTTGTTCTATCCCGACTTATTTTCTCGCTGTCTAAGACTTTGCGCGATTACGATCGACCTGTCTGAAAGGAATGAAAGGAAAGTAGAATCTCTAACGGCCAAGTTGTTGTTACTACAGATCGAGAATCTAGAGGATCTGCTGAAGGAGAAGGACAACCAGGTCGACATGGCCAGAGCGCGTTTAACGGCAATGCAGGCGCACCACTGCAGCAGCGAAGGTGCCCTCAGTAGCCTGGAGGAGGCGATAGGAGATAAGGAGAAGCAAATGGCACAATTACGGGAACAGAGGGACCGGGCGGAGCAGGAGAAACAGGAAGAAAGGGAATTACACGAAAGGGAAATCGCCGAGTACAAAATGAAAATCCACGCTCTCGAGTCCGAAGTAAGTCCTCGTGGATAAGCACAATACATTTTTTTGTCTCCCAATCGATTCCTCTTCCCTATCAATTTGCCTGGACTAGACTAAATCGTATACTGATTAGAAATTTACAAGGAATGTATCTAATTCTAAGTGCGTTCGAAGTACACCTTGTTTAACATCGTTTCAGTCGATACGATCAATAATGCAGCTCGAACTTCTATGAAACTTTAACTTCCCACCGTTCCCCCTgctaacaaaaacaaaaaacactTCGTGCGCTTTTCTCGCGTTATTCCTTGGCCAAAGATCGTCCAAGTGTTAGTTTCTGACTGTTTCTGCTCACGGCAGGTTGAGAAATTGGGCGCCCGTTTGGAAAGAGCACAAGCAGAAAAAGACCGACTGGAAGCGAAGCTGGAAAGTTCACAGTCGGAGCTCGGCAAGAGCAAAGCCGAACTGGACAAGGCTGCGTCCGAGGTTGGTCGTAGCGGAGCCGACTGGGAGGCTGCCAAACAGAGACTGACCAGGCTCGAACTGGAAAACGAAAGACTCAGGCACGATCTCGAAAGGTCTCAGAGCACTTACGGCAGAAGCACGCTCAATTCCTCTCAGGAAATGGACAGGATCTCCGAAAGAGCCGAGAAGACAGCCGCGGAACTCAGGAGGGCTCAGGCTGAGCTCAGGGTCACGCAGGCTGACAACGAAAGAGCTAGGGCTGAAGCTGCTGCTCTGCAAGAAAAGGTAAAATATCGCTTTTACTCCACTTAGACGGTTTTACGGCtaccaaaatatttttacaatctcGTCAGAGCGTCTCGGATATATTAGCCAATGCTGATCATCTCTGTttacacacattcgagaaatTCTTGTCCTCATAAATTGACAgttataaaatgaattataaaataatatattctatttataaattaactcttttaaacattttattcacTTGATTTTGAAACCAATAATCATTTCGCTCTTTTGTTGTCTCATCCTAGAATTCATTTCTTGAACAGAATCGACTTTCTTGGCAACAGTTCGAAAATTGATTGAGATGTAAATTTCTGCAGATCAGCGAACCGCTGAGTCCCCGGCGATTGGGAAAACGTATCGTGACTCAATAGCATGATTCAACGTCTCGGTCACCGGTCACGAATGCTTTAACAAACCTTCTAACCACATGATCGATTCGAAGCGAAACGAATCCACAAATCTCGCGCAGAAATCACTTCCACCGCTGACGGAACTTCTCGTTGAATCAAGTAATCGATGAACTAGTCGAGTTGATAAAAAGATCGCGCGTCAAGGGACCTGCCTTGCGACCAATTAACCACCGAAGTATCCCCAGCTACGATTCCCATCCCCATAATCTGTAGCTGGTCGTTTTGCCTCTATTAATGAACGATCGAGTCTACTTGGCAGCCCTGTTCCGCTTCCAAGAAGCAAGAACAATCGCCTTTAATCGCGATCGATTCACGAGGCCACCACGGTCTGGTCCCGATCCGTACACGCTGTGGTAGTCGAATCTAATTTCCAATCACGCCTTCGTTCTTCCCAAGCATCACCGGTGTTCCCGATGTTCGTCGATAGCGCGAAACGAACCGGTAATGAAACTGCCGGCTAAGTGGCCGGAAAATTGCACGCAACTTCACACTCGAGTGCAATCGAAGACACCTGACTAGAATTTCCGTAGGGGTTGCTCGTTACCCCTCGTTTCGATCCATTTCGAATGATTGACTCTTCCAGAAAAGATTTCTCTTTAGAGCTTTTCTTTAGGTCGTCGAGCTTTTTCCCTCGGACTGATTACTCGAGtcgatgtatttatttaatccctgtataataataaattatcgctTCACGTGGAAACATTAATAAACACGAATGATACGAACGTAGGTTAGAGCAAGCAGAGgagaaattgattttaattaacgcAACGTGATGAACAGGCAACGCGTTAAATCTGTATTAATAACGACGTGCATGTATTTTCTCCAACGATGCAGCTATTACAAGATGGGAAATTCTAGAGATTAATTTCGTGAACGTAAACCTCGAAACAAGTAGAATTATGAGATTCATGAGCTGGCTATCGCTTAATTATCTGATGAGTTTATCCGGTAAAAATTCAGCATAAGCGATTAAACGCGTCTTAAATACTTCGACGAACTGAATggaatgaaatgtaaaaagtGTTAAAACTTTTCGATGGTATTTAAAGGTGGAAAAGAGTCAAGGTGAGGTGTACAGACTGAAGGCCAGATTGGAAAATGCTCAGGGTGAACAAGAGAGTCTTCGAGATGAATACGATCGAGCACAGGCTTCGGTGGCTCGTCTGCACTCGGAACGGGACAAGGCAATCGCGGAACTTGAGAAAACACAAGAAGAACTGGAACGGACACAGGCTACTCTGGGCAAGGCACAACTTCAACAGGATAAATTGCAAAATCTACTGGACAAAACGCAAAGTGAAGTGGACAAGCTTCAAGAGAAATTGGATAAAACGCAAACGGAAATTCGCAGGGTAAGTCAAAGAGAATTTACCTACAATTTTCACCTGTAAATTTACCTCTGTTATGTGAAACAACTTTTCTGGAAATTACTAAGTTAAatacttgaatattttatgtaaatcacATAGAAGCTAAACTGAGCAACTTTGTCGAAATTGAGAGGGTAAACcactttgaaatattaaaaaaagaaaatcaattgGAGTTAATTAATTTGGCTCCTGAGTAGCTCGTAAAACGTAAACACAGACTTAAAGTAGAGACTAGAAAAGTTACGGTGGAACGATTCGATTCTATATAGATGCAAATGGAAAAGGAAAAGCAGAACTACGATTTCGAAAATTTGCAAAGCCAACTGGACAAAGCGCTCGGCCAATCGACAAGGATGCAGAAAGAACGGGAAACGATTCAATTGGAAGTCGACCGGTTGCAGGATAAGTACGAGAAAGCTCAGGTAAGAGAAGGTGATAACAGATAACATGGTCTCGAATCATATTTGACTAAAGTATCCACCACGAAGGCAGGTAGCGTTAGTAAAAATATCCTTTTACATCCAGATGATAATGCAACGACTACAGAAGGAGAGGGACAACTTTCaggaagaaacagagaaactGCACGAGAGGATAGAGTTCCAACAGAATCAAATAGCGAAAATGCAACGGGACAAGGATAACGTACTATCGGAACTCGAATTAGTTAAAGAGAGATGGGAGAAGGCTCACAATTCTCACCAGAAGTTAACCGTAAGTAACCTGATTTTTGTTGTAGGTCATCAAGAACAGTTAATGTctggagagaaagagagagagagcagcgaaattgcataaaattgtatttaattacaaagttGTATCtcgtaataaaattgtataaaattggtTATTGTAACGTAGCTTGAACGAGACGACGCTATGACTGAAATCGAAATCCTGAAGGAGAAGCTGGAAAAAGCGCAATATTCGATGAACAAAGCTCACGAGGAACGGGAGAACGCGAACAAGGAGTTCGAAAAGATGCTGGAGAAGTACGACAGGTGAGCGATCGTGATTTTCCGTTCGATAAGAGTGACAATCGATCACGAAAGATCTTGttatgatttcgacagagccCAGAGCGAGGTGTATCGGCTGCAAAATCGCATCGAAGTGATGGAAGCTGACAAAGACAGACTAGAGCTCGAGGCGGAAAAGCAACAGATGTTGGCATCGAAGAGTCGCGACGAGGCAAGGAAAGCCCAAGAGGAATTGGCCCGCGTGCAAGAGATGTACGATCGAGCGGCTCTTCAATTAGGTCGCACGAAGGAACACGAAGAGAAATCGAAGGAAGATCTAGATAGGTTAGCGGTGGATCTGGAAATGGTACGGGAACGTTACGAGAAATCGCAGATCGAGCTACGCAGGTTAcagaacgagagagagaaactTGTAGCTGACAACGAAAGGATCAGTTTCGAATTGGAGCGCGCTCACTCCCAATTGACCAAGGCTCAGGCGGCGACCGATAAGACGCAGGAGGAGTTAGCACGAATGCAGCTGGAGATAGAAAAGATGTACGAGAAACACGACAGGCAGCAAGCCGAAGTGAGGAAGGCGCAAGCGGAGACGGAGCGATTGCGAGTGGAGGCTGAGAGCGCGCGCGAAGAGTGCGAGAGGTACGCGACCAGGTTCGGCAAGTATCAAGAAAGCCAAGAACGGCAGAAGGAGGAACACGAGTGGGCGAAGCTGGAGGTGGAGCGGCTCCGCGATCGACTGGAGAAGGCGTTGGCGGAACTCGAACGCGCGAGGAAGGCCGAGCAGGACGCCTCGAGGCTGCGCGCCGATCTGGAACGTGCGGAAGGGGTGCGAGGTAAATACCAGTACGAGCAAGAGAAGTGGCAAAGCGAGGGTAGTAGGCTACAACAGGAGGTGGACAAGCTGCGCGAACGCCTGGAGGGCCGTGAGTCGGAGCTGAAGAGGACGCAGTCGGGCAACGCCGAGCTCGAGGCGAAGCTGCACGAGACGCAGCTTCAGCTCGAGCGGGCGCGCGAGGAGACCAACAAGGCGACTGCGGCGCAGGAGCGGAATCGCGGCGAGATCGAACGCGCTAGAATCGAAACCGAGAAGATACGCGATCGTCACGACAAGGTGAAGGCGAGAGCGGACGCCCTGGAGGCGGACAACGAGAAGCTCCGCGTCGAGATTGTACGGCTCGAGAGACTGATGCAAACCGAGGGTAAGACCAGATCGGAGAGCGCGAGCATCGAGGTCGAACGGCTGCGCGCCAGCCTCGACAAGGCGATCGTCGCGCGCGATCAGGTGGAGCTCGAAGCGGGCAGACTGGCCAAGGAACTCGAGAAGACGCACATGCAGACGGCCAAGTATCAGGAAGCCGCAGAGGCGAACAAGAAGGAACTCGAACGGCTAGCCGCGGAGATGCAGCTGCTCAGGGACGAACGGGAGGCACTCAGGCAGGAACTGAGACGGgtgcaacagcagcagcaacaacaacagcagcaacaacagaTCGCTGGCAGCGAGGAGATAGCTCATTTACAGCACGAGCTGCAGCTCGCTCAACGGGAACGCGACAAGATGGCCGCGATCCTCGAGAATCGAGAGAAACACTCGGAGAAGATCGAGAAGGTGAAGGAAAAGCTCGAGGCGGAGGCGAAACAGCTGCAAGTGGAACGCGATCAATTGGTGATACAACTAGAGAAATCGCAGGAGATGCTGGTCAACTTCCAGCAGGAATTGAACACGAACGAAGCGGAGCTCGAGCGTCAACGCGAGGAGGTTCGCCGGTTGCAGCAGATGCAGCAACAGAGGGTACACGCGCAGACGCCGGATAGAGCCGCGAAGGAGGCCCTCGAGGCGCAGATGCGAGAGGTTCATCGGCTGAGCCAGCAGGTGCAAAACCTGACTCAGGCCCAGACGAAGGAACGACAGAGGGCCGATCAGGCCGAGAAACGCGTGCAAGAACTTCAGAAGCAGATCGTCTCGAGGGATACGAGCGCGGCTGCTGGTGGCGTGAACGAGGCACAGCTCGAACAATGGAGGAAGCTATGCGAGACGGAGAAACAACGGGCGGACGCGGCCGAGAGGCAGGCTACTGAGCTACAAAAACGTATCCAGAACACCGAGAGGCAGCTACACGCTCAACAACAGCAGATCCAGCAGATGCAGGTGACGatgcagcagcaacaacaacagctacagcagcagcaacagcatcCGCAACAAAACGGCCAGGAGGTCGCCAGGTTGAGAAAGGAGCTCGAGCGTGCGCAAGAGAACGTTAAGCAGGCAGGCGTCGAGCGCGAGCGGTTCCAGGAACAGCTCGAAAAGCTGTGCCAGGAACTGCAGAAATATCAGGTTAGCAGCAGCACGACCTGCACTCGCTCGCGCGCTAACCTACACTACTACAGCCTACATCCGCACCATATAATGCCTGCACTATGTCTCTGCCTATGTATACCGTTGGCTGATCGTTGTCGACCGGCTGCCGACACGTCATCGCGCCTCCTCGTCTCTCTATGTCTTCTCATTTCAACCGCAGCCTCTGCCTTCGTCGTCGACGAAGCAGAAACTCGCCCACAGCTCATATACACGCCGCaaataacaaacaaaaaaaaatcaaatcatatatcaaatattatgcATATGTAACAGAACGataacgatcgaacgatatcgtgtatatatatatatacatatatataagatatatatatacgtatacaaacGAAATCGGAAAAAAACCAAACCACGATGCACCCGCACAATCTTTCTCATCTTATGTTGCGTACATGTATATCTCGGGGCGTCCGTCACACTTCACAGCGAAGCGCAACATCGCCTTCATCATTATCATTCTCCTCGAATTTTTTTAACCTACCTCTATGAACCCCTCGTTTCTCCACGAAATCGTTTCCCCCAAAACCATTTGCGATTACTCTCAAGCACAGCCATACGCGCCCATTGCTCTTTCTTTTCCGTTATGCCGATTTTTATCGTTAtgtttattattgttatcacCAGCATCAGCGACGAGACGATCGAAGCgatacgaaaaaaagaaattgttcctCCTTTCTAGATGAACAGGAACGCACAGTTAATATCACAGCGATCCTCTCATTCGCCGATTCATTTGGCTGGTTATTGTTACTGCTGTAATTTTGTTGCGCGTTCGACATCGCAACGATGAGCAACCTCATTACGAGTATCACTTTTTCGTTTccttaatttttgtttcgttttggGAGCATGCCACTGTATTCGAGATGCCAGAGATAGAAAATGGTTACTTGGTTTTTGTAAGATGCGACGAATGACCACGAGAATCAAGCCTTGTGTCTGCGATTCACGATTATTTTGTACAGGCTGGAGAATGAATCACGAGCAATGCACACAGAATGCGTTCCGCACGTTTTGTACGTACGTTCACCTCGAGACATTTTTTATCTCGACGCATATGTTTTTTATAAGTATTCTGTACATATTATACTTCGCTATGAACGTCAGTAGATATACGAGGAATTGCGAATTTCTTCTCATCTGCGCGTCTGACTTGTTTTTTAATTGCGTTTCCATGCATCTCTCATTTACGAAAGCCGTGACCATGATGACCGTATTcgaaattaaatcaatttacACGTTGATACCAAAAGAAAAACGCATCTGAGaagtatagaaaaaaatcaGAGTGCACGTTTAGACGTAATGGTCGCGGCTCTGAACGAAACGGCTTTCATTTGCCTAGCTGTAGCGTCTCGTAAACACGgaagaacgaaattttacaacGTTTGTTTCGACGCAGGTGGACTTGCACGAGGCGAACAAGAAACTCCAAGCTGGCGCCGCGAAGGCTGGTATCGATACTACTCAAGAGAGAAGACAATTGGAGGAGCAGAGACGCCAAGTGGAAGAACAGAGAAAGCAGATGGAAGAACGAGCGAAGTCCGTAGATCAGAAAGCTAGAACGATAGAGGAGAAGGAGAGGACGCTCCAAGGTCTCGACCAGGACCTAAAGAAACGGAAAGCGAAGATGGATCAGTTGGAGCAGCAGTTACAAAGAGTAACTTGATAAATCAGTTGTTTAtcgaaattacaattattctcGCGCGATAAATAGATTCCAAAAAAGAAGATCGATTTTTCAAGTCACTTTCTTCTTTGTATAGAGCGGTGGGTCGCCGGACAAGAGGTTGGCGGAAATGCAGAAGGCTCTCGAAAATTCCGAGAAAGAGCTGGAAAAAGCGAAAGAAGAGTCGACCAGAAGCTCAGCCGAGACGGAAAGGTTACTGCACCTGATGCAGATGACTCAGGAAGAGCAGAATGCCAAGGAGAGACAAATCAGAGAACTTCAAGAGTCAGTATCAggcataaaaattcaaatgctCGTACAGTATGTCACTAACGATACAATTTTGTTCGCAGTGCACTCAAAGCCGCACAAGCCAAGTTGAAACAAGCCGCAACTGCACAGCAACAAGAGGTCAGTAAGCAAATTTATCTTTTCtcatttcttatattttaaaaatcgtaTATTTTAACTATAGAACGATATTAATCTTACTTAAATTAGTTTTGAATTACTAGAAATTACTTTTAACCGCGCAAAGAATGATCTCTATAGATTTTCTACTAACTAGCAGTTTCTTTGCGCTGTTCCAACcgcatttaaaaattaatatcgatgGGATTGTGACTAATCAGTTgtcctttttaaattttcacgcTGACCCTGGACACGGCACGTACACGTTACGATCTGTGTGTTTGCTTGCTTGATCGTCTTGGTTGTTTTTTCTCTGTATTTGATCGTCCATTATTGTTTACATATTGTGGCCCGTGTCCATACATTTCGATCTGTTTTCGTGCGAAACGAACTTGCGTTTCCGAATGACGAAttgaaaaaaaacaaaaaaaaatctcTCGAAACCGAACAcgacaaaaaataaaactgacaaaaatatataaaaaatacagacGGGTCCCACCGGATTCCTAAAAAGCTTGTTCTAAGGTCGATTTTCGTTGGGGACGCCTTCTCCGTTCTTTTTAGTACAATTTGCATATTAAGCGAACTTTACAAGTACACGAACTTATTATACGAAACTAATCGAACGAAAGGAGATCGTACTGATTCGCCATTGACAACACACTTGTcaagatatataattattttacgtaacgCTGCGACCATTGttaacatatttaataattgatagCGGGAAGATATTGacgataataacaataaatatagatatatatataaatataaatattaatgtaaagGTGATGAGAGAGCGAGCGattaatgttaattaattattaacgatGCGAtcgtgtatgtacatatatatgtaacatgaatatatgtatatacatatcacGCTGGAGAATGGACAAACGCATGTACTGTACATGTGTATATACACGTACACGACAGAGATATACGTatgtagatatataaatataaatatatacataaaaagaaaGCATGTGAATGGTGTAAGGCCGAGGCAGAGAACGGCGAGCAGAGgaattaaaagaaacagaGGAGAGATCTTTCAGAGGCTGACTTTCCACATCGTCATGTCATGAGAGACGATGGCTTCGACGAAAGCGacgagatagaaaaaaaaggaaaacaataagaaaaaatcgagaggggagaaaaagaacgagagagaTCACTagagagaatgagagagagaggaagtcAAATGGCACGTTCGCAGCCATTCGGAGACGCACCCTTACGTCGTGCAGTACGAAACATTTCGATATACACGGGTCAAAAATCACCGTGTTTTTCCCCAATTCCCCTACGACCGTTCACCTACCcttttcgttcaatttttctttacgTTCATACCCGTTGCCTTCGCACACGCACCACAACGCCTGTCGCAACGTCCACGCGCACCGATGCACGCACACAACAGCCAGACACCTTTGGAACCGCTCTCCAAAACGCCAGGGAATGCGAGGAATCTAAGAAAATCGAGCTGGAGACGAAAGACCGGCGAATATCGGAACTAGAACTGAAAGCATCCTCCCTGGAGAAATTGCTAAAGGAGCAGTTTGCTTGTTCGAAGAAGATGAAGGACGCTAAGAACTTTAGTTTGGAGGATAACGAAAGCTGGAAGAAGGAGTTGGAACTGAAGAACCAAAAAATTGCCGAACTAAAGGATCAACTGGCAGTTTGTAAAAGCGTGAAGAACAGTGACAACGAATGCACCCAAAGCTTGAAATTGATGGATGAACTAACGGAAGAGAAGGAGTCCTGGAGGAAGGAAATGCAGGTGAAGAACGAACGCATATCGCAGCTGGAAGACGAAATAAAAACCCTCAAGTGTTCGACGAGGGTGGAATCAAAGAAATGCAAAGACAACGAACCTAAAGTACAAGATAACGACGAGACCtggaaattagaaattgaaacgaagaaCCGACGAATCGTTGAGTTGGAGCAAGAAATGGAGTCCCTGGAGAATTTCCTCAGGGAACACGCAGATACCGAAAGCGTACGAGATCTAGAAGTCGTAATCGAGAGGAAATCGAGAAGAATAGAGGAACTAGAGGACACTGTGGCCGAGTTCGAGGATTTTCTGAAGCaaaatcccgatgtaaaagaGCTGCATGATCTTCGTTGTCAAGTAACCGCTGGGAATAGACGAATTCAGGAATTGGAGAGGTGGATTCAAAAGAACGGCGAGAATAGAGAATCTAGAATCAATCAGGAAAGAGTTATCGAATTGGAAGAGATGGTCACGCAGTTAGAAGAGTACGTGAGAAAGCACAACGTCGATGTGTTGAAAAGAAAGTTACAAGATCGTGAGTGCAGAATCGATCAGTTGCAAAGTCGAGTTGGGTATTTGGAAAAGGAACTGTTGAAAGTCGAAGAAAACCATCGAGGTAAGATTGTTTCATAATCCTAATATTAATCCTGATCCTTCGTTCTTTGTCTTTTTTGAACGTCCTCAATTTTGGTTTAATAATCGCAGTCAATTATTAACCGAGTTCCAATTTGCAGGAAAAGAAACACAAAAGGATCATGAAGAGGAAGGGGCGACTATGAAACCAGACGATCCTCCTTGCGCTCAAGTGATCCAATGCGCAGAGGTGCTTGAAACGGAACAAAAGATGAGGAAGATGGAGCTTGTCATATTTGAGAAAGATAACAAGGTTCAGGAATGCGAACAGCAAATCgtggaaaataaagaagaaataacgaaACTCGAAAAGCAGGTAGCTACTCTGAAAAAAGAACTAAGTGAGTACGACGATATCGGGGTTCTAAAGGAAGAAATCAGAGTGAGGGATGAGAGGATTCAACAACTGGAGGATGAAGTAGACTCCCTCGAAAGAGCCTTCAGCGAAAGGATCGATTTGGAGCAAATTGAGGAACTGGTAAATGTGATCAAGGAGAAGGAAGACAAGGAACGACAATTTTCGAAAGAATTGACGGAGAAAAGGGACAGGATCGAGGAGCTCAGCGAAGCTCTTCGCGAAAGCGTTGTCATTACAAGCGACAGCgaaagaaaattgcaaaacGAGGAGAAAATGAAGAAGGAAGCTCTTCAAAGGGTAAAGAAGAATAAGGCGTTTGAGTAAagcattttgtaaaaataaatgatgatCGTAATTTGTTGTTTTTCTCTTCCAGATAGCTAAGTTGGAACAAAGAATTGCCTCGATGCAATCCGCTTCAGCGTTAAAGTGCATTACTTGTCAACCCCTTCTTTCGAAACTGCACAAATACGAGAAGAAACTTAGAAGTTTTACCGAAGAGAGAACCATGCAACTCGAAGATCTTCGTCAAATGAAGTAAGCAATTTCGAAAAGTGACGTATTCTTATTAACGgtctttataaaattattttgtcgacAGACGAGAAGCTCTGAAAGCCGCAGTCTCCGAGAAAGACGCACACTTGGCTCTGCTAGAACTTTCAGGGCTAAAAACTGTTGCTCAATCCGAACAAGCGGATCAATTGAAAGCAGATAAGAAGAGATTATTGGAGAAGTTGAAGAAAGAGGTACTTTCTAGTTCTTGATGACTGATCGGAATGAAAAAGGTGTATTTTCAACGAGGGATAAATACTTGTGTTATAGGATGAAGAAAGC
This genomic window from Bombus fervidus isolate BK054 chromosome 5, iyBomFerv1, whole genome shotgun sequence contains:
- the Brp gene encoding ELKS/RAB6-interacting/CAST family member bruchpilot isoform X4; protein product: MSRDPYSSGSGVVGPGGGTRSPRSGRRVGELPTVDRSPSRSYASGRGSPLGRKRGTRSGNNSPEHLGFGSYHHHQLGSPYYSRDEDLASPVMLEERGRSMSTGGGGGGHHRSRSASRPAMSSSAGMSARYTSLDRASAGILDHDREFVPIRDPRERSRDRGLYLEDELYGSRSARQSPNTHMLRDSGGYIGELQHQNNDLQRELGNLKKELELTNQKLGSSMHSIKTFWSPELKKERALRKEESSKYSLINEQLKLLSSENQKQSMMVRQLEEELRMRMRGPSVEMQQQMEVLYNENEHLTREIAILRDTIKELELRIETQKQTLQARDESIKKLLEMLQNKGMDRDRTKIWTPSRHTKSFSLLSAVPGKEEERIMFQQMQSMAQKQLDELRTEVQRRDQELLAMSAKMKTLEEQHQDYQRHITVLKESLCAKEEHYNMLQADVEEMRQRLEEKNRMIEKKTQAAMQAQQERNRMNTELTELKDHMDIKDRKINVLQRKIENLEDLLKEKDNQVDMARARLTAMQAHHCSSEGALSSLEEAIGDKEKQMAQLREQRDRAEQEKQEERELHEREIAEYKMKIHALESEVEKLGARLERAQAEKDRLEAKLESSQSELGKSKAELDKAASEVGRSGADWEAAKQRLTRLELENERLRHDLERSQSTYGRSTLNSSQEMDRISERAEKTAAELRRAQAELRVTQADNERARAEAAALQEKVEKSQGEVYRLKARLENAQGEQESLRDEYDRAQASVARLHSERDKAIAELEKTQEELERTQATLGKAQLQQDKLQNLLDKTQSEVDKLQEKLDKTQTEIRRMQMEKEKQNYDFENLQSQLDKALGQSTRMQKERETIQLEVDRLQDKYEKAQMIMQRLQKERDNFQEETEKLHERIEFQQNQIAKMQRDKDNVLSELELVKERWEKAHNSHQKLTLERDDAMTEIEILKEKLEKAQYSMNKAHEERENANKEFEKMLEKYDRAQSEVYRLQNRIEVMEADKDRLELEAEKQQMLASKSRDEARKAQEELARVQEMYDRAALQLGRTKEHEEKSKEDLDRLAVDLEMVRERYEKSQIELRRLQNEREKLVADNERISFELERAHSQLTKAQAATDKTQEELARMQLEIEKMYEKHDRQQAEVRKAQAETERLRVEAESAREECERYATRFGKYQESQERQKEEHEWAKLEVERLRDRLEKALAELERARKAEQDASRLRADLERAEGVRGKYQYEQEKWQSEGSRLQQEVDKLRERLEGRESELKRTQSGNAELEAKLHETQLQLERAREETNKATAAQERNRGEIERARIETEKIRDRHDKVKARADALEADNEKLRVEIVRLERLMQTEGKTRSESASIEVERLRASLDKAIVARDQVELEAGRLAKELEKTHMQTAKYQEAAEANKKELERLAAEMQLLRDEREALRQELRRVQQQQQQQQQQQQIAGSEEIAHLQHELQLAQRERDKMAAILENREKHSEKIEKVKEKLEAEAKQLQVERDQLVIQLEKSQEMLVNFQQELNTNEAELERQREEVRRLQQMQQQRVHAQTPDRAAKEALEAQMREVHRLSQQVQNLTQAQTKERQRADQAEKRVQELQKQIVSRDTSAAAGGVNEAQLEQWRKLCETEKQRADAAERQATELQKRIQNTERQLHAQQQQIQQMQVTMQQQQQQLQQQQQHPQQNGQEVARLRKELERAQENVKQAGVERERFQEQLEKLCQELQKYQVDLHEANKKLQAGAAKAGIDTTQERRQLEEQRRQVEEQRKQMEERAKSVDQKARTIEEKERTLQGLDQDLKKRKAKMDQLEQQLQRSGGSPDKRLAEMQKALENSEKELEKAKEESTRSSAETERLLHLMQMTQEEQNAKERQIRELQDALKAAQAKLKQAATAQQQEPDTFGTALQNARECEESKKIELETKDRRISELELKASSLEKLLKEQFACSKKMKDAKNFSLEDNESWKKELELKNQKIAELKDQLAVCKSVKNSDNECTQSLKLMDELTEEKESWRKEMQVKNERISQLEDEIKTLKCSTRVESKKCKDNEPKVQDNDETWKLEIETKNRRIVELEQEMESLENFLREHADTESVRDLEVVIERKSRRIEELEDTVAEFEDFLKQNPDVKELHDLRCQVTAGNRRIQELERWIQKNGENRESRINQERVIELEEMVTQLEEYVRKHNVDVLKRKLQDRECRIDQLQSRVGYLEKELLKVEENHRGKETQKDHEEEGATMKPDDPPCAQVIQCAEVLETEQKMRKMELVIFEKDNKVQECEQQIVENKEEITKLEKQVATLKKELSEYDDIGVLKEEIRVRDERIQQLEDEVDSLERAFSERIDLEQIEELVNVIKEKEDKERQFSKELTEKRDRIEELSEALRESVVITSDSERKLQNEEKMKKEALQRIAKLEQRIASMQSASALKCITCQPLLSKLHKYEKKLRSFTEERTMQLEDLRQMKREALKAAVSEKDAHLALLELSGLKTVAQSEQADQLKADKKRLLEKLKKEDEESIELSVESDLFCSEGTLQLLTKVLETSDDDEEETSNDRRSDSNSPRPATTNGDSCADSKKTSKELESRSKRELAGKSHQQDSR